The following proteins come from a genomic window of Dreissena polymorpha isolate Duluth1 chromosome 1, UMN_Dpol_1.0, whole genome shotgun sequence:
- the LOC127866725 gene encoding acetylcholine receptor subunit beta-like 1 yields MDWKNVFILYVYCLVMFGHVCYVESQGYDDAQTLLTYLFTAYDKSIRPIDKQTDAVNVTVDFNLLSVNDVNELSGALKTTGFLDVKWNDTSLNWTWNGDANTLSFYHWPQNEVWKPDLTLKNSFLNYKSLGDSSLLVENNYTGEMTWHPFQVFESTCSFDITYFPFDIQNCDLIFTSWSYTKTQLNLQVGTNGLNLAYYEANSDWDLKSVSWSSSEGADETSVTFSIKIKRKPLYVLVTIVLPIIFLCILDLFTFVLPCSSGEKIGYSMIVFLSFAIFLTIASTTLPQSSESTAIMTIFVILQTAASMVIVIVSVLLVRINNFSKSTRIPCPIIATMRVLKCRVCNTKVDTSDSGSIDSDGEEVPFTWKDVADMIDIFCFLLFAGALALSTLICLNMASVGI; encoded by the exons ATGGATTGGAAAAAC GTCTTCATATTGTACGTGTACTGCTTGGTTATGTTTGGACATGTCTGTTATGTCGAAAGCCAAGGCTACGACGATGCACAAACACTTCTGACTTACCTGTTCACCGCGTATGACAAGTCCATTCGACCTATCGACAAACAGACGGATGCTGTGA ATGTGACCGTAGACTTCAATCTTCTCTCCGTCAACGACGTCAACGAACTGTCCGGTGCGCTCAAAACGACAGGCTTCCTCGACGTAAAGTGGAATGATACGTCCCTAAACTGGACATGGAATGGCGATGCAAACACTCTCAGCTTTTACCATTGGCCGCAG AATGAAGTCTGGAAACCTGATCTCACGTTGAAGAACTCCTTCCTTAATTATAAAAGTCTTGGGGACAGCTCGCTGCTTGTAGAGAATAATTACACAGGAGAAATGACATGGCATCCGTTTCAG GTATTTGAGTCCACCTGTTCATTTGACATCACGTACTTCCCATTTGACATTCAAAATTGTGATTTGATTTTCACGTCTTGGAGTTACACAAAGACGCAG CTTAACTTACAAGTGGGCACCAATGGGCTAAACCTGGCGTATTACGAAGCGAACTCTGATTGGGACTTGAAGAGTGTGTCCTGGTCAAGCAGCGAGGGCGCAGATGAAACGTCTGTGACGTTCTCCATCAAGATCAAACGCAAACCATTGTATGTCTTGGTGACCATCGTCCTACCAATAATCTTTCTCTGCATCCTGGACCTGTTCACGTTCGTGCTGCCATGTTCAAGCGGCGAGAAAATTGGATATTCGATGATCGTCTTCTTGTCATTTGCTATTTTCCTGACCATCGCGTCCACGACGTTGCCGCAGAGCTCTGAAAGTACCGCAATCATGACCATCTTTGTGATTCTCCAGACGGCAGCCAGCATGGTTATTGTCATCGTCTCAGTCTTGCTTGTCCGCATCAACAACTTCTCCAAATCAACAAGAATCCCATGCCCAATCATCGCCACGATGCGTGTACTGAAATGCCGAGTATGCAACACAAAAGTTGACACATCTGATTCGGGCTCGATTGACTCCGATGGGGAGGAAGTTCCGTTCACATGGAAAGACGTGGCTGACATGATTGACATATTTTGCTTCCTGCTTTTCGCGGGAGCGCTGGCACTATCTACCCTTATATGCCTTAACATGGCGTCCGTCGGTATTTAG
- the LOC127866721 gene encoding neuronal acetylcholine receptor subunit alpha-6-like, with protein sequence MTWTPFQVFQTTCSFDVTFYPFDIQDCDFKFTAWSYTKAQVTMQAGDNGFVFDEYEPNSNWDVKKFSWTIDENSDDSTIIFTVRIQRKPMYFLLTVVLPVLFLAVMDLFTFVLPSDSGEKVSYAVTVFLTFAVFLTIVSSTLPQSSDKVAIIAVFLLIQTGNSAGITLFAVALVRINNFTESTRIPCPLVALMNFFKCRVCRRKNDVTEMNSRNNKVSAINRRKSNVATANRRKSNVTATKMDSDEDFMDEEPYTWKDVSDFLDYFCFILFVSILTLSTLICLNMASVGV encoded by the exons ATGACATGGACTCCGTTCCAG GTATTTCAAACAACGTGCTCTTTCGACGTAACCTTTTACCCATTTGATATCCAAGACTGCGATTTCAAGTTCACGGCCTGGAGTTACACGAAAGCACAA GTAACTATGCAGGCCGGGGATAACGGATTTGTCTTTGATGAGTACGAGCCCAACTCGAATTGGGACGTGAAAAAATTCTCCTGGACAATTGACGAAAATTCGGATGACTCGACCATAATATTCACCGTCCGAATTCAGCGGAAGCCAATGTATTTCCTGTTGACCGTTGTGCTTCCCGTACTGTTTCTGGCTGTCATGGACCTTTTCACGTTCGTCTTGCCAAGCGATAGCGGAGAGAAAGTCAGCTACGCCGTCACAGTCTTCTTGACCTTTGCCGTTTTCTTGACCATAGTCTCTTCGACTCTGCCTCAGTCGTCCGACAAAGTGGCGATCATCGCTGTCTTCCTCCTGATTCAAACTGGCAACAGCGCTGGCATCACGTTGTTCGCCGTCGCACTTGTTCGCATCAACAACTTCACAGAATCCACCAGGATCCCTTGCCCTCTCGTTGCTCTGATGAACTTCTTTAAATGCCGTGTATGCAGGAGGAAGAACGATGTGACGGAGATGAATAGCAGGAATAACAAAGTGTCGGCGATAAACAGGAGGAAGAGCAATGTCGCGACGGCGAACAGGAGGAAAAGCAATGTGACCGCGACGAAGATGGATTCTGATGAAGACTTTATGGATGAAGAGCCGTACACGTGGAAGGACGTGTCTGACTTCCTGGACTATTTCTGTTTCATACTGTTTGTGTCCATCCTCACTCTGTCTACTCTCATATGCCTTAACATGGCCTCCGTTGGAGTATAA